Within the Acidobacteriota bacterium genome, the region CCGAGTCAAAATTCACATAGCATAAGCCACCAGGTCTCAATACCCTCTTTATCTCACCCATGGAACGTAGTATATCAGGCTTAGTCATGAAGGTAATTGCGTTATAGGAGTATACAAAACTGAATGATTCATCTGCGAAAGGAATATCTCTCATGTCAGCGTGTATAAAATGCAATGTATAGTCGTGTTCTGTACAAAATGCAACTGCCTCATCTAAGGCTTCCTTACTAATCTCAAGGCCGAATGCTTCATATCCGTACTGATAGAATAGAGACAGTTTGGTATTAGCCCATCCTGCCCCGCAGTCCAATATTATCTTTGGAAGCGGATTAAGGTTGCATAGTCTTAGATATTCATAAAGCGGTGTTGCTGTGGATATCTCTATCATTGTACTTATCAAGACTACGATATCTTTTCTTGATGTTTACAAGATATCAATATCACACTTGAGACGCAAATTCGATTTACGGGACTGCTCAAGGCGTTGGAAGGGAAAGGATGTCAACTTCCTGGCAAGGTGATCCATGGTGCAACTATTCATGAAAAGCTCCCCCAATTGGACGAAATCTGCAACTCGCTGTGTGATCCTCTGACTCATAGCCTTGCTGAACACCTGGCACAATTGGTTGCTGCTTAATGGGATGGTCAGAATCCGGATTTCTATTCGTCTGTAGTTAAGCGTACGGTCTGTTTGGAGTTAAGCCCGATCTCCGGTGCTCGGGCAAACACCAACCTTGTCAACCTGGTAAAGCGCCATTATACAGCCATACTCAGTATCCTCTACCGTGTGGTGCGGTCGCCGGAGCGGTCATCGTAGCCCGGGAAAACGGTCGGCGGAGGACTGTGA harbors:
- a CDS encoding class I SAM-dependent methyltransferase, whose protein sequence is MIEISTATPLYEYLRLCNLNPLPKIILDCGAGWANTKLSLFYQYGYEAFGLEISKEALDEAVAFCTEHDYTLHFIHADMRDIPFADESFSFVYSYNAITFMTKPDILRSMGEIKRVLRPGGLCYVNFDSVDDPDDHPFNQNSFAYRLLKSERFAKYEDNEADIYFGSCEIIRKEKRLIEKIENENKYIQAYIDYIARKK